The genomic window GTCCCCAGACGGACCAGCCGCATGAGGTGCCGGTTCTTCTCGATCCGGTTCCGCAGCGGCTGGACCGCGACGCCCCGGGGACGGATGTATTCGCTCCGCCTCACGTTCTCGTCGTGATACGATATCTCCGGGTTCGCCGCCGTCAGGACGGTGGGCTGCCAGCCAGTAGCGGGGAGGTATCTGAACAGGCCCTGCATCCGGGTAGGTCTCCAGGGCTGCGAGGCTGCGAACTCCTGTTTTCCGTCGAAGTAGAACGTGACGATGAGCACTCTTCGCATAAAGCTGCACTGTGTATGGCTTGTCATGCGGGTGCCGGAGTATAAAAGTATTGACGCAGGATAGATGCTGGAAGGCATATAATAATTGATGCTTAACCCACGGAAAATCCTCCTGTTCGTATCCCCTGTTACTATCAAATTTCATTTTGATACGATGAGGACGAATAAAGCCAGACAAGGCAAATACATTTAGTATATTTTGGTTGAAGTTGAATTTTTCACAAAGGTCGGATATGAAGATCGGATGGATACAATCATTGCGGGGAGGATTTGGGGGGCTTACTTATGATTCCATGGCCCAGCGCGCATTGTCGCAGCATTTCGATCTCGAGGTTGTTGATGGGAGCCTTGATCATTATACAACGGCACGGTATCCTCTCCTATTGCTGAATCTCGCGAATCTGCAAGGTGTCAAAGATCTCTGGATACGGCCCCTGATGGACTCGGTAATCATGATGCACCATGATAAAACCGTTGGAAAGAATCTTGCCCTTGTCCACCACATCGATATGTCCGTCCGACCTTTCCACTTCAGAATTCCAGGCTATTTACTGGAAAAGATCTTTTACAGGAACCTGTTTCAGGCAGATGCGATATGTACTGTCTCGAAGTACTGGTATAACCACTTTAAAAAGTTGGGTTATGAGAACGTTCATCTCATCTACAATGCATTCGACTTCTCCCAGTTCGAGTTCACGGAAGAGGAGATCGCGAGATTCAGGATGCAGTACCGACTGGAAGGCAAGCCAATTATTTACCTTGGCAACTGCCAGAGAGCCAAAGGGGTTGTCGAAGCCTATCAGCAACTCAAGGATTTGGATGCCTTCCTGGTCACAAGCGGTAAGCGCGATGTCGATATTCCTGCAATAAATCTCGACCTCAGCTATCGGGATTATCTGCGTCTCCTAAAGGCATCCTCTGTTGTGGTCGCCATGTCCAAGTTCAAGGAAGGCTGGTGCCGTACAGCGCATGAAGCTCTGCTCTGCAAGACTCCGGTGGTGGGATCAGGCTTAGGTGGTATGGGGGAGTTGTTAGAGGAATGCCACCAGATCATTTGTCCAAGTTTTAAGGAATTGTTGAATGCTGTTGAATATATCATGGAGAATCATTATCTTGGAGAAGTAGGGTTTAAACCTGCTTCTGCCAAAACCTATTCTATTGATAATTTTAGTAAAAATTGGGTTAAAGTTATCAATGATATAACTAATCCAATTACTTCTCTAGTAATCTGTCCTCCACGAGGAGAGGGAGGGCATGAGTGACGTTCATTATTAAAGTACGAATCTGTATATTTGATTAAATAATTTGGCCCATAGATTGACAAGGATATGCAGGGTGATTTATGAATATTTTGATGTTAACGCCAGCTTACTATCCAACACAGGGCGGAGTAGAAACGCAGGTAAAGTTAATAGTAGATACATTGGCAAGTCGGGGTCACCATGTATCAATCATCACTGAAATGATACCTGCTCACAATCAGTTTGAACAAAAAGATAATGTGAAGATATTCCGACTACCAGCCTCTTTAATTAGACTTAATCCATGGAAAGGATATTTTTTCATCAAAAAAAATATTTACCAAATTAAGGAGATTGTGGATAATGAAAAGATTGACGTTATTCATGTTCATCATTTTGATTCATCATTTCCTTTTGTATATATAATTAAAAAACAGCTATCTATACCGATTATTTCTACAATACATGTTTCTTGGCTAGCAGACGAGCGATATCAGCAATGGAGACTAAATATTAAAGAGCCCTTCAGAAGGGTTTTTAGACTTTGGCCTGGTTTGTGGTTTGATAAAAAATCAATAATATCTGCAGACTTCATCACAACAGTATCTAAGCAGTTAGAAAATTTATGTAAAAAGCTAAGAAATGACAATAACGTCAAGACAGTGTTTAATTCTATTGACTTGTCGCAATTTCACGACTCTGTCATTCCTTTCGAGTATCAATATAATGGGTATAAAATTCTATGTTCTGGAAGACTCTCTCCTGAAAAGGGGCAAATTTATCTTATAAGAGCCTTGAAAATTATCAGAGAATCGATCAACGCACATTTAATATTAATTGGTTCGGAAAACGGAAATGAAATAAAAAAGCTCATGGCGGAAGTTAAGTATCTGGGTTTACAAGATTATGTTCACTTTTTATCCCCAAGACCTTATTCTGAAATTCCAAGCTTCTACAAAGGAGCTGATGTTATCGTTGTTCCATCTACTTCAGAGAGTTTCGGTTTGGTAATACTAGAAAATATGGCATTAGGAAAGGTTATTGTAGCAAGCGCTATTGGGGGTATACCTGAATTAATAGATCATGAAAAAACTGGATTGCTGGTACCTCCAGCAGATCCTAAATTATTAGCAAAGAGTATAATTAGAGCATTAACGGACGATAAATTAAGAGAAAAACTTACTGTTACGGCTCTAGAAAAATCGAAATTATATAATATCGATATTATAATAAATGAATTAGAGGATATATATTACCGAATTGTCAATAATTATGGCTTCAGAGAATTCCGATAAAACCCCATCACAAATCGTAAAAGCTTTATCTTAGCTCGTCGATCTCTGAACAATGAATTCCATGACTGATTTTGCCCTGCACGAGGAGTACAAACGGATCCAGAGACTCGGAGACCATTTTGCAGAGCTGGAGTCCCTGATCGAATGAGAGGTCTTCCGTCCCATCATCGGTGAGCTCGGTAACAACAAAACCTAACAGGGGGAGATCGAGTACCGATGAAATCCACCTATTGAAGATGCTCGCGCTCCCGTCGTTCTACGGTTTATCGGATCCGGAGAAGGGAGCGGCAGGCAAACGACCGCATCTCCTTCCGGAAGTTCCTAGGATTCCCGGCGAAGATCTCGGATCCCACCACGCTCTGGTACTTCCGGGAGAGACTGATCAAAGCAGGGAAGGCGGTCTGGGACCAGCTGCAGGCGCAGCTTGATGCGAAAGATCTGAAGATCCGGAAGGGGGTGACCAGGATGCGACCTTCATCACCGCCGATCCGGGCCATGCACCGGCGGACACGCCCCGGGGAGAGGAGGCGAAGACCCGCAGGAGCCGGGACGACACCTAGACGAAGAAAGGGAAGAAGTCCCACTTCGGGTACAAGCTCCATATCCCCATCAATACGGAGCACCAGTTGATCCGGAGGATGGAGACGACCACCGCCTTGCTCCATGACAGCCAGGTGGATATTTCCCGGAAGGGTGAGACGGTCTACCGGGACAAGGGGTACTTCGGAGTGAGACCCCGGGCCTCCATAGACGAAACCCTGCACCGCGGGATCCGGGGACACCCGTTATCGATCAAAGAGGAGAGGAGATGAAACCGGGCGATCATGCGAATTCGATCCCTGGTGGAACGACCCTTCGCGGGGATCGAGCGAGCGTATCGTGCCGGTCATATGTTGGTCACCACCTCTGCCCGGATTCACGTAAAGTATCTCTTCTCCGGGTTTGCCTTCAACCTGCAACAGCTCCGGATTATCAAAAGTCTGCCTGCCTAGCGGTAGCTATCGAGGAGAAAGGGAAAAGGATAGAAAATTCAGGGGATTTGGGAGAGGAAAGGGGCTAAACCGGGGGAATCAGACCGGAAATGGGGGATCGAGGAAGAACGGTAGGGGGATAATCGCAATCCTCAATAGAAGGATTAATGAAGAATAATCTTTAATCTTAATTAATGATGAGATATGACCTCACTAAGGCGATAAAATGGTCAGTACTTTACTCACAGCAATGTGTAATCCGAACCAGATAGGCGCAGGGGGTAAAGAAACACATTTATTGCTACTGGAGAAGGGTTTAACATTAAACGGTGTAGATGTACAAACAGCATACCCTGATTTTAATAGAACTTACCCCATTAATGAATATTTAAATTTTTTTTCATATAAGAGGCTTCAAAAGAATTATCGAGATTATTTCTCCATTCAAAAATTAAAAATTCAATTTCTTTCAGAAAAGATTAAAAATGAACTGGCAAGCCGCGATTTATCAAAGTTCAATATTATTCATGCGCATGATTCGCTAACACTCCATTCATTTAAAATGCTTCATCCAATTAACAGTGTTGTAAAAGTATTGACTTTACACGGATACTTCCCCAATGAAGTAATTGATTCTGCCGATTCAGCATCCGAATTGAAGAACTCAAGTCTTTATCAATTCTCTTATGATATCGAGAAAGAAGGAATAAATTTCGCGAATTTTATTATTGCTGTGGATAAAAGGATAAAAGACTATGTGATTAATAAATTTATGTACCCCCCTGAAAAGATAGCAATAATGCCGAATGCAACAGATACAACCACGTTTTATCCTATCGATAAAGAGGGAAAAAATAGATTAAAGAAGAATTTCGGATTTAATGA from Methanomicrobiales archaeon includes these protein-coding regions:
- a CDS encoding glycosyltransferase family 4 protein; this encodes MVSTLLTAMCNPNQIGAGGKETHLLLLEKGLTLNGVDVQTAYPDFNRTYPINEYLNFFSYKRLQKNYRDYFSIQKLKIQFLSEKIKNELASRDLSKFNIIHAHDSLTLHSFKMLHPINSVVKVLTLHGYFPNEVIDSADSASELKNSSLYQFSYDIEKEGINFANFIIAVDKRIKDYVINKFMYPPEKIAIMPNATDTTTFYPIDKEGKNRLKKNFGFNEDQFIILVPRRLVPKNGVEYAIKAMQSINSQNVSLLVAGDGPLLSKLKDIAGKDTRIKFLGGIPYNQIHEYYKMSDVILIPSITSNDIQEATSLSMLEGMACGKIVACSDIGGMKDVIQNGKTGFLLPEKSPEKIANLIFDILNGCIDGERISLEASSYVSNYHSYISHARRIKDIYLKLLSKDEQEDAS
- a CDS encoding glycosyltransferase family 4 protein, with protein sequence MNILMLTPAYYPTQGGVETQVKLIVDTLASRGHHVSIITEMIPAHNQFEQKDNVKIFRLPASLIRLNPWKGYFFIKKNIYQIKEIVDNEKIDVIHVHHFDSSFPFVYIIKKQLSIPIISTIHVSWLADERYQQWRLNIKEPFRRVFRLWPGLWFDKKSIISADFITTVSKQLENLCKKLRNDNNVKTVFNSIDLSQFHDSVIPFEYQYNGYKILCSGRLSPEKGQIYLIRALKIIRESINAHLILIGSENGNEIKKLMAEVKYLGLQDYVHFLSPRPYSEIPSFYKGADVIVVPSTSESFGLVILENMALGKVIVASAIGGIPELIDHEKTGLLVPPADPKLLAKSIIRALTDDKLREKLTVTALEKSKLYNIDIIINELEDIYYRIVNNYGFREFR
- a CDS encoding glycosyltransferase — translated: MKIGWIQSLRGGFGGLTYDSMAQRALSQHFDLEVVDGSLDHYTTARYPLLLLNLANLQGVKDLWIRPLMDSVIMMHHDKTVGKNLALVHHIDMSVRPFHFRIPGYLLEKIFYRNLFQADAICTVSKYWYNHFKKLGYENVHLIYNAFDFSQFEFTEEEIARFRMQYRLEGKPIIYLGNCQRAKGVVEAYQQLKDLDAFLVTSGKRDVDIPAINLDLSYRDYLRLLKASSVVVAMSKFKEGWCRTAHEALLCKTPVVGSGLGGMGELLEECHQIICPSFKELLNAVEYIMENHYLGEVGFKPASAKTYSIDNFSKNWVKVINDITNPITSLVICPPRGEGGHE